One Primulina huaijiensis isolate GDHJ02 chromosome 5, ASM1229523v2, whole genome shotgun sequence DNA segment encodes these proteins:
- the LOC140976637 gene encoding omega-3 fatty acid desaturase, chloroplastic-like — protein MAGWVLSECGLRPLPRIYPTPRTGRDQPPLNSSIPKLRFFRADRGNGSSSCLFSGIDKERDWVLKVSATFRVQEVDEEIEGGERILNGGEEFFDPASPPSFKLSDIKNAIPKHCWVKDPWKSMSYVVRDVAVVLGLAAVAAYFNNWVVWPLYWFAQGTMFWALFVLGHDCGHGSFSNNPKLNGVVGHLLHSSILVPCHGWRISHRTHHQNHGHVENDESWHPLPEKTYRGLDIVTKILRFTLPFPLLAYPIYLWGRSPGKKGSHFDPNSDLFVKNEKEDVITSTVSWTAMAALLVGLSFIIGPIQLLKLYGVPYLGFVMWLDLVTYLHHHGHEDVLPWYRGKEWSYLRGGLTTLDRDYGWINNIHHDIGTHVIHHLFPKIPHYNLLEANEAAKPVLGKYYREPKKSAPLPFHLIGILLSSMRKDRYVSDTGDIVYYQTDTQLNRPKKSAVYTIISPRVSKPPLSC, from the exons ATGGCTGGATGGGTTTTATCAGAATGTGGTTTGAGGCCGCTTCCAAGAATTTATCCTACACCAAGAACTGGCCGTGACCAGCCTCCCTTGAATTCCAGTATCCCCAAGCTGAGATTTTTCCGGGCAGATCGTGGAAATGGTTCCTCATCTTGTTTGTTTAGTGGGATTGATAAAGAGAGAGATTGGGTTTTGAAAGTGAGCGCCACATTTAGAGTTCAGGAAGTTGATGAAGAAATTGAGGGGGGAGAGAGAATATTGAACGGTGGTGAGGAGTTTTTTGACCCCGCTTCACCACCTTCATTTAAGTTGTCTGATATTAAGAATGCAATTCCGAAGCATTGTTGGGTTAAGGATCCATGGAAGTCCATGAGCTATGTTGTTAGAGATGTAGCTGTGGTTTTAGGATTGGCTGCTGTGGCGGCTTATTTTAACAATTGGGTGGTTTGGCCTCTGTATTGGTTTGCTCAGGGGACCATGTTCTGGGCTCTCTTTGTTCTAGGACATGACTG TGGCCATGGAAGTTTTTCGAATAATCCCAAGTTGAATGGTGTTGTTGGTCATCTTCTTCATTCTTCGATCTTGGTTCCCTGCCATGGATG GAGAATTAGTCATAGGACTCATCATCAGAACCATGGACATGTGGAGAATGATGAATCTTGGCACCCT TTGCCTGAGAAGACATACAGGGGTTTGGATATTGTTACCAAGATATTGAGGTTCACATTGCCTTTCCCCTTGCTAGCGTATCCCATTTATTTG TGGGGCAGGAGTCCTGGGAAAAAAGGCTCGCATTTTGACCCTAACAGTGATTTGTTCGTCAAGAACGAGAAGGAAGACGTAATAACCTCGACAGTTTCTTGGACTGCAATGGCTGCATTGCTTGTAGGATTGTCGTTTATTATAGGTCCTATCCAGTTGCTCAAACTCTATGGCGTACCATACTTG GGCTTTGTGATGTGGCTTGACTTGGTTACCTACTTACATCACCATGGCCATGAGGATGTGCTTCCTTGGTATCGCGGAAAG GAATGGAGTTATCTGCGAGGAGGTCTAACGACTCTTGATCGTGATTATGGATGGATAAACAACATCCACCATGACATAGGAACTCATGTTATACATCACCTCTTCCCTAAAATCCCGCATTATAATTTGTTAGAAGCA AATGAAGCAGCTAAGCCGGTATTGGGGAAGTATTACAGAGAACCTAAAAAATCCGCTCCCCTTCCATTTCACTTGATAGGAATCCTCTTAAGTAGCATGAGAAAGGACCGCTACGTAAGTGACACCGGTGATATAGTGTATTATCAGACCGATACTCAACTCAACAGACCCAAAAAATCTGCAGTCTATACAATTATATCGCCACGAGTTAGCAAGCCACCACTAAGctgttga